A window of the Arachis duranensis cultivar V14167 chromosome 5, aradu.V14167.gnm2.J7QH, whole genome shotgun sequence genome harbors these coding sequences:
- the LOC107488713 gene encoding uncharacterized protein LOC107488713 — protein MPGTIAVLRTSPVRVGGQVDESQAYFHRLFWTFPPCIEAFRHCKPLVSIDGTHLYGKYGGTLLVVIAQDGNSNILPVAFALVKGNGIKAALEAPDGGWLPPVAYRAFCIRHVAANFALTFKGKDARRLLVNAAYAKTEVEFDYWFDILRSEDPAMCEWANRIEYSLWTQHRDEGRRFGHMKTNISECVNSNLKGVRNLPVYSLVKATYERLAELFIRKGRVAEAQLGIGQQFSQHLIKCIEANLKTVRCFTVTLYHRDNFEFTVAETTPTGTFSLGTYRVSLANQTCDCEYFQALHFSCPHALACYAYSRLTWQPYVHQMYRLSSVFSVYRMGFTPPIPEGFWPPYDGPTVIPDPNKRRAKEGRPRSTRILTTMDEADLNRLKRCGLCRQLGHTRQNCPQLGGPSQTRTHE, from the exons ATGCCCGGTACGATTGCAGTCCTTAGGACGAGCCCAGTTCGAGTTGGGGGACAGGTGGACGAGTCGCAAGCTTATTTTCACCGACTGTTCTGGACGTTTCCTCCATGTATCGAGGCATTTCGTCATTGCAAGCCGTTGGTCAGTATTGATGGCACCCATCTGTATGGCAAGTATGGCGGAACATTGCTCGTCGTGATTGCACAGGATGGAAACTCCAACATTCTGCCTGTTGCATTTGCCCTAGTTAAGG GCAACGGCATTAAGGCTGCCCTTGAGGCTCCAGACGGAGGATGGCTACCTCCAGTTGCCTACCGCGCATTCTGTATTCGACATGTGGCAGCAAATTTTGCCCTGACCTTCAAGGGCAAGGACGCAAGGAGACTACTTGTGAATGCAGCATATGCTAAGACCGAGGTGGAGTTTGATTACTGGTTCGATATTCTGCGGTCTGAAGACCCAGCCATGTGTGAGTGGGCGAACCGGATTGAGTATTCGTTGTGGACACAGCATCGTGATGAGGGTCGAAGATTTGGGCACATGAAGACAAATATCTCTGAGTGTGTTAATTCAAACCTCAAGGGGGTCAGGAATCTCCCTGTGTACTCGCTGGTCAAGGCAACTTACGAAAGGTTGGCCGAACTATTCATCCGCAAGGGGAGAGTGGCTGAGGCCCAGCTGGGCATCGGACAACAGTTCAGTCAACACCTGATCAAGTGTATCGAGGCCAATCTGAAGACGGTGAGGTGCTTCACAGTGACGTTGTACCACAGAGATAACTTCGAGTTCACCGTTGCGGAGACAACGCCTACTGGTACGTTCTCACTGGGTACCTACAGGGTCTCACTTGCGAATCAGACATGTGATTGCGAATACTTTCAGGCACTTCATTTCTCGTGTCCTCACGCCCTGGCATGCTATGCCTATTCACGGCTAACTTGGCAGCCGTATGTACACCAGATGTATCGTCTTAGTTCGGTCTTCAGTGTGTATCGGATGGGGTTCACACCTCCCATTCCTGAGGGTTTTTGGCCACCGTACGATGGGCCGACAGTGATCCCAGACCCGAACAAGAGGCGTGCGAAGGAGGGACGTCCAAGGTCCACCAGGATACTGACCACTATGGACGAGGCAGATCTGAATAGGCTGAAGAGATGTGGCCTCTGTCGGCAGCTCGGACACACACGTCAGAATTGTCCACAGCTCGGAGGACCAAGCCAGACAAGAACACATGAGTAG
- the LOC107488712 gene encoding uncharacterized protein LOC107488712: protein MANEESFVVLVHHRGSIKRKIGSGVKFTDKDSLSIFVRPMTSYDDLVSSVLRKLGLEGVKRIKNFFYRIPISVLQEIVKYDCFTIGRDEDLQVLFHCHRQFREVRTPELLVKLVDVVSSSGGLNRNTPTVATVVGSNSRPAGASSSVPVYELPVQPVASPLFVVDLNGSGGGEVGIGDYVPTPLQCAAPVGVGDALLDDSEDDDVEPDIIGDDSGDDIGPSEPAGAGGGSSSSTQQYPPYFSSLDLDAMRDAEGTARVTEFQVGQQFQDKDKAMISVKTYSIRRRVQYKVVESDYRRYIGKCSEFGNGCTWLIRLSLRQRKGIWEVKQYNGPHTCLATSISGIRV, encoded by the exons ATGGCTAATGAGGAGAGTTTTGTCGTCTTGGTTCACCACAGAGGATCGATTAAGAGAAAAATAGGATCcggtgtgaagttcactgataaGGATTCTCTCAGTATTTTCGTGAGGCCTATGACCAGCTATGATGATCTTGTTAGTTCTGTTCTACGGAAACTTGGTCTAGAAGGCGTGAAACGTATTAAGAACTTTTTCTATCGCATTCCAATCTCGGTCCTCCAAGAAATCGTGAAATATGATTGTTTTACGATCGGTAGGGATGAGGACTTGCAGGTCCTGTTTCATTGTCACAGGCAGTTTCGCGAAGTGAGGACACCAGAACTGTTGGTGAAGTTGGTTGACGTGGTATCCAGCTCGGGGGGTTTGAACCGGAATACTCCCACTGTAGCCACGGTAGTCGGTTCTAACTCCAGACCTGCGGGTGCATCTTCCTCCGTCCCTGTGTATGAACTTCCGGTCCAGCCTGTCGCCTCCCCTTTGTTCGTAGTGGATCTCAATGGAAGTGGAGGTGGGGAGGTTGGAATAGGGGATTATGTGCCGACCCCTTTACAGTGTGCTGCACCGGTTGGTGTTGGAGATGCATTGTTGGATGATTCAGAGGACGACGATGTGGAGCCAGATATTATTGGTGATGACAGTGGCGATGATATTGGACCGAGTGAGCCTGCTGGTGCGGGAGGTGGTTCTAGTTCTAGCACACAGCAGTACCCTCCatatttttcatctttggacttGGATGCCATGAG AGATGCGGAAGGGACTGCAAGGGTAACAGAGTTTCAGGTTGGTCAGCAATTTCAGGACAAAGATAAGGCAATGATAAGTGTGAAGACTTACAGCATCCGACGCAGGGTACAGTACAAGGTGGTGGAGTCTGATTATCGCCGGTATATTGGGAAGTGTTCTGAGTTTgggaatgggtgcacatggttgattcggCTTAGTCTCCGGCAGCGCAAGGGTATTTGGGAGGTCAAACAGTACAATGGACCACATACGTGTCTAGCAACCTCCATTTCCGGCATACGTGTCTAG